A window of Lysobacter terrestris contains these coding sequences:
- a CDS encoding transglutaminase TgpA family protein has protein sequence MSALANSAPELDISSRRWSLLAALACVVPLLLQLPPSLGLPIAAAGGLTTLLAWRKPLPAPIRLALTLLVVAAVLAVSGARLGRDTGCALLAAMLAIKPAETARLRDARSLIGFALFAPFATFLLDQGPLSLLLGLASAFGALVALQRLSDLESGDAAFAVPLRTRLRSVLHLVLIGLPVALAAFWLFPRLGAPLWGMPERALGRTGLSDTMRPNDWIDLMADDTPALRVRFFGAPPEPDQMYWRGPTMWRFDGMEWTQAALLQGLPAPATQPAQRGWDYELEVEPTERTQLVALDLPVAAPTGSTLSGDYSLRANTPLTSLTRWRLRSAAPARYQPKLPLLLRQLALQLPEGFNPRTQALARQWRTEAGKDDAAIVARALQWIRRDFAYTLDTPPWGRDAVDQFLFDSREGFCQHFSASFVVLMRGAGIPARVVTGYAGGYRNPLGDYWIVLRSDAHAWAEVWLEGRGWVRVDPTAAVAPERIYDTIADRSPGASGLLGGLGVPTWNVSDWLRRNWNDLLLGFNAERQSRLLAPFGVEKLQGRQLGLLFALAAVAALLWMVWLSARGQREADPVLRAWHRLAARYRRLGLEREAHETASEWTARVARARPELAADLRELSQRFANWRYAAPQPGMQNGRDATDLVRALRRHRPTSKQF, from the coding sequence ATGAGCGCGCTGGCCAACAGCGCGCCGGAGCTGGACATCAGCAGCCGGCGCTGGTCGCTGCTGGCGGCGTTGGCCTGCGTCGTGCCGCTGCTCCTGCAGCTTCCGCCGTCGCTGGGCCTGCCCATCGCGGCGGCCGGCGGCCTCACCACGTTGCTGGCCTGGCGCAAGCCGCTGCCGGCGCCGATACGGCTCGCGCTCACGCTGCTGGTGGTGGCGGCCGTGCTGGCGGTTTCGGGCGCGCGCCTGGGGCGCGACACCGGCTGCGCGCTGCTCGCGGCGATGCTCGCGATCAAGCCCGCGGAAACCGCGCGACTGCGCGACGCGCGCAGCCTCATCGGGTTCGCGCTGTTCGCGCCGTTCGCCACCTTCCTGCTCGACCAGGGGCCGTTGTCGCTGCTGCTCGGCCTGGCCTCCGCCTTCGGCGCGCTGGTGGCGTTGCAGCGGCTTTCGGACCTGGAATCGGGCGACGCGGCGTTCGCGGTGCCGCTGCGCACGCGCCTGCGCAGCGTGCTGCACCTGGTGCTGATCGGCCTGCCGGTGGCGCTCGCGGCGTTCTGGCTGTTTCCGCGCCTGGGCGCGCCGCTGTGGGGCATGCCCGAACGCGCGCTCGGCCGCACCGGCCTGTCCGACACGATGCGGCCCAACGACTGGATCGACCTGATGGCCGACGACACCCCGGCCTTGCGGGTGCGCTTCTTCGGCGCGCCGCCGGAGCCGGACCAGATGTACTGGCGCGGCCCGACCATGTGGCGCTTCGATGGCATGGAATGGACCCAGGCCGCCCTGCTGCAGGGACTGCCGGCGCCGGCAACCCAGCCCGCGCAACGCGGCTGGGATTACGAACTGGAAGTGGAGCCCACCGAGCGCACGCAGCTGGTGGCACTGGACCTGCCCGTGGCGGCGCCCACCGGCAGCACCCTCAGCGGCGACTACTCGCTGCGCGCCAACACGCCCCTGACCTCGTTGACGCGATGGCGGCTGCGCTCGGCCGCGCCGGCCCGCTACCAGCCGAAACTGCCGCTGCTGCTGCGGCAGCTGGCATTGCAGTTGCCGGAAGGTTTCAACCCGCGCACGCAGGCGCTGGCACGGCAATGGCGCACCGAAGCCGGCAAGGACGACGCGGCGATCGTGGCACGCGCGCTGCAATGGATCCGGCGCGACTTCGCCTACACCCTGGACACCCCGCCCTGGGGCCGCGACGCGGTGGACCAGTTCCTGTTCGATTCCCGGGAGGGCTTCTGCCAGCACTTCAGCGCCTCGTTCGTGGTGCTGATGCGGGGCGCCGGCATTCCCGCGCGCGTCGTCACCGGCTATGCCGGCGGCTACCGCAATCCCCTCGGCGATTACTGGATCGTGCTGCGCTCCGACGCGCACGCCTGGGCCGAAGTGTGGCTGGAAGGTCGCGGCTGGGTGCGCGTGGACCCGACCGCGGCGGTGGCACCGGAACGCATCTACGACACCATCGCCGACCGCTCGCCCGGCGCGTCGGGACTGCTGGGCGGACTCGGCGTTCCCACCTGGAACGTGAGCGACTGGCTGCGCCGCAACTGGAACGACCTGCTGCTCGGTTTCAATGCCGAGCGCCAGTCGCGCCTGCTGGCGCCGTTCGGGGTGGAAAAACTGCAGGGCCGGCAACTGGGCCTGCTGTTCGCGCTCGCCGCCGTCGCCGCCTTGCTGTGGATGGTCTGGCTCAGCGCCCGCGGCCAGCGCGAGGCCGACCCGGTGCTGCGGGCCTGGCACAGGCTGGCCGCGCGCTATCGCCGGCTCGGCCTGGAACGGGAGGCGCACGAGACCGCTTCCGAATGGACGGCCCGGGTAGCCCGCGCCCGTCCCGAACTCGCCGCGGACCTTCGGGAACTCAGCCAACGTTTCGCCAATTGGCGCTACGCTGCGCCTCAGCCCGGGATGCAAAATGGCCGCGACGCCACGGACCTGGTCCGCGCGCTGCGCCGCCACCGGCCGACATCCAAGCAGTTCTGA
- the recR gene encoding recombination mediator RecR, translating into MSALLEQLIEALRVLPGVGPKSAQRMAYHVLERDRDGGRRLAETLAAAVERIGHCARCRDFSETEVCATCASAARDAYLLCAVESPADRLAIEQATGYRGLYFVLQGRLSPLDGIGPRELGLDRLAARLAEGEVQELIIATNPTVEGEATAHYLAQLARQHKVRPSRLAHGVPLGGELEYVDRGTLSHAFGSRSEMP; encoded by the coding sequence GTGAGTGCATTGCTCGAACAACTGATCGAGGCGTTGCGCGTGCTGCCCGGTGTTGGCCCGAAGTCGGCGCAGCGCATGGCGTACCACGTGCTCGAGCGCGATCGCGACGGCGGCCGCCGTCTGGCGGAAACGCTGGCCGCGGCGGTCGAGCGCATCGGCCATTGCGCGCGCTGCCGTGACTTCAGCGAGACCGAGGTCTGCGCCACCTGCGCCAGCGCCGCGCGCGACGCCTACCTGCTGTGCGCGGTGGAATCCCCGGCCGACCGGCTGGCGATCGAGCAGGCCACCGGCTATCGCGGCCTGTACTTCGTGCTGCAGGGCCGGTTGTCGCCGCTCGACGGCATCGGTCCGCGCGAACTCGGGCTCGACCGGCTCGCCGCGCGCCTGGCCGAAGGCGAGGTGCAGGAACTGATCATCGCCACCAATCCCACCGTCGAGGGCGAGGCGACCGCGCACTACCTCGCCCAGCTCGCGCGCCAGCACAAGGTCCGGCCCAGCCGGCTCGCGCACGGCGTGCCGCTGGGGGGCGAACTGGAATACGTCGATCGCGGCACGCTGTCGCACGCCTTCGGCAGCCGCAGCGAAATGCCCTGA
- the dnaX gene encoding DNA polymerase III subunit gamma/tau, whose protein sequence is MSYLVLARKWRPKRFAELVGQEHVVRALTNALDSGRVHHAFLFTGTRGVGKTTIARIFAKSLNCERGTSADPCGECETCRAIDAGRYIDLLEIDAASNTGVDNVRELIENAQYLPSRGRYKVYLIDEVHMLSKAAFNALLKTLEEPPEHVKFLFATTDPEKLLVTVLSRCLQFNLKRLDEQQIGGQITRILEAEGIPAEAGAIRQLSKAADGSLRDGLSLLDQAIAYTGGKLDDAAVATMLGTVDRTRVGALLDALARGDGAALLAEVGVLAEFSPDWSGVLDAFADALHRVQVRQLVPEAPVEGEGVDVDALAAAVRPEVVQLWYQMALNGRRDLAYAPSPRAGFEMSLLRMLAFRPAEGEGARAPAVPASTRSESAPARTPAAAAPAGMSAAEAARAALTGDAAPREPARPPVAVPEPVRSEPVRAEPVRSEPVQSGYAHDEPAAPTPATAPAARASEPMPLATTAVLADAASWHALVASSEIRGPARPLAEHAVFIGYDGNTNILRLALPASDEHLKSTALIGMMANALAPALGGAPQIRFENAPAQGESLRERNERARDERQGAAEAAFMNDPDVQRLITQHGAKVVPDSIRPLDEN, encoded by the coding sequence ATGTCCTACCTCGTCCTCGCCCGCAAGTGGCGTCCCAAGCGTTTCGCCGAACTGGTTGGGCAGGAGCACGTGGTCCGTGCGCTGACCAACGCGCTGGATTCGGGGCGCGTGCACCACGCCTTCCTGTTCACCGGCACCCGTGGCGTCGGCAAGACCACGATCGCGCGCATCTTCGCCAAGTCGCTCAACTGCGAGCGCGGCACCTCGGCCGATCCCTGCGGCGAATGCGAGACCTGTCGCGCGATCGATGCCGGCCGTTACATCGACCTGCTCGAGATCGACGCCGCCAGCAACACCGGCGTCGATAACGTCCGCGAGCTGATCGAGAACGCGCAGTACCTGCCGTCGCGCGGCCGCTACAAGGTCTACCTGATCGACGAAGTGCACATGCTGTCGAAGGCGGCGTTCAACGCGCTGCTGAAGACGCTGGAAGAGCCGCCGGAGCACGTGAAGTTCCTCTTCGCGACCACCGACCCGGAGAAGCTCCTCGTCACCGTGCTGTCGCGCTGCCTGCAGTTCAACCTCAAGCGCCTGGACGAGCAGCAGATCGGCGGCCAGATCACCCGCATCCTCGAGGCCGAGGGCATTCCGGCCGAAGCCGGCGCCATCCGCCAGCTCTCAAAGGCCGCCGATGGCAGCCTCCGTGACGGCCTGTCGCTGCTGGACCAGGCCATCGCCTACACCGGCGGCAAGCTCGACGATGCGGCGGTGGCGACCATGCTCGGTACCGTCGACCGCACCCGCGTGGGCGCCTTGCTCGATGCGCTGGCGCGCGGCGACGGTGCGGCGCTGCTGGCGGAAGTCGGCGTGCTGGCGGAATTCTCGCCGGACTGGAGCGGCGTGCTGGATGCGTTTGCCGACGCCTTGCACCGCGTGCAGGTCCGCCAGCTGGTGCCCGAAGCGCCGGTCGAAGGCGAAGGCGTGGACGTCGATGCGCTGGCCGCCGCCGTGCGCCCCGAGGTCGTCCAGCTCTGGTACCAGATGGCGCTCAACGGTCGCCGTGACCTGGCGTATGCGCCGAGCCCGCGCGCGGGCTTCGAGATGAGCCTGTTGCGCATGCTCGCGTTCCGCCCGGCGGAGGGCGAGGGCGCCCGTGCACCGGCGGTACCCGCTTCCACGCGCAGCGAGTCCGCGCCGGCGCGTACACCTGCAGCGGCCGCACCGGCGGGCATGTCGGCCGCCGAGGCGGCGCGCGCAGCGCTCACCGGCGACGCCGCGCCACGCGAACCCGCACGGCCGCCCGTGGCCGTGCCGGAACCCGTTCGTAGCGAGCCGGTCCGCGCCGAGCCGGTTCGCAGCGAGCCGGTTCAAAGCGGGTACGCCCACGACGAACCTGCCGCACCGACGCCGGCGACCGCGCCGGCAGCCCGTGCGAGCGAACCAATGCCGCTCGCTACTACGGCGGTCCTTGCGGATGCGGCGAGTTGGCATGCGCTGGTGGCCAGCAGCGAGATCCGCGGGCCGGCGCGCCCGCTCGCCGAACACGCGGTCTTCATCGGCTACGACGGCAATACCAATATCCTGCGCCTCGCCTTGCCAGCGTCCGACGAACACCTCAAATCCACGGCGCTGATCGGCATGATGGCCAATGCCTTGGCGCCGGCGCTCGGCGGCGCGCCGCAGATCCGCTTCGAGAATGCGCCGGCACAGGGCGAGTCGCTGCGCGAGCGCAACGAACGCGCGCGCGACGAGCGCCAGGGTGCGGCCGAGGCGGCCTTCATGAACGATCCCGACGTGCAGCGGCTGATCACGCAGCACGGCGCGAAGGTGGTGCCGGATTCCATCCGCCCGCTCGACGAGAACTGA
- a CDS encoding glycosyltransferase family 39 protein, with product MQPGQESGAIRTAFWVLWSGVLLLKLMVAARLPLFVDEAFYWQEGHHLAAAYSDLPGLTAWLARLGVALGGEHAFALRTPFLCVAALVPLLVVRIATREFGARAGWQAGCFAVLLPLSGTLGLLALPDAMMALATLLCVDAGARLLREISAAAALELALGLVLGALSHYRFIAVVGVGFVALLLLPDGRRALRDVRVWTAIALGALAWTPLLAWNLDNADAGLRFQLVERHPWAFHGDGILFVAVQALLVTPLLFVALLLAGWRGQRMALPAARYFAYLGLLVVAGFFVLGFFADTERVSFHWPLPGYLALLPLVPLLLARWPRWLQVATWAVAGLGLAVMLSFYAAVSIPQVRARVAAEKFYPYNFAGWDELAVVVRDRLEGMPAGTRVLADSFKVGSELGFALGDPDIAVLDHPINHKHGRAPQLRLWGLEHQGKADWSKAPMLLVVGISEVPYKDLLRRYHALCEMVGPLPPPQVLNVDHGRQRFALFALQAPRTGPCTTPAMVWIDAPAGGAVVDRRFDLRGWAFKDGVGLARVEVLLDGRRVAEADYGLPYEGLQGNWPESNDPRHPDVGFAARVDLGTDRAFVPGRHWLGLRLHGRDGSVEDWAEQPIEVR from the coding sequence ATGCAGCCCGGGCAGGAATCCGGCGCGATACGAACGGCCTTCTGGGTGCTGTGGTCGGGCGTCCTGTTGCTCAAGCTCATGGTGGCGGCGCGCCTGCCGTTGTTCGTCGACGAAGCCTTCTATTGGCAGGAAGGCCACCACCTCGCCGCCGCGTATTCCGACCTGCCCGGCCTGACTGCATGGCTGGCGCGATTGGGCGTGGCGCTGGGCGGCGAGCATGCCTTCGCCTTGCGCACGCCGTTCCTGTGCGTCGCGGCGCTGGTGCCATTGCTGGTGGTGCGCATCGCAACGCGGGAATTCGGCGCGCGCGCCGGTTGGCAGGCCGGTTGTTTCGCGGTGCTGCTGCCGCTTTCCGGCACGCTGGGGCTGTTGGCCCTGCCCGATGCGATGATGGCGCTGGCCACCTTGCTGTGCGTGGATGCCGGCGCGCGGCTGCTGCGCGAAATCAGCGCCGCCGCCGCGCTGGAACTCGCGCTCGGGCTCGTCCTGGGTGCGTTGAGCCACTACCGCTTCATCGCCGTGGTCGGTGTCGGTTTCGTCGCGCTGCTGCTGTTGCCGGACGGACGGCGCGCGCTGCGCGACGTGCGCGTGTGGACCGCGATCGCCTTGGGCGCGTTGGCCTGGACGCCGCTGCTGGCATGGAACCTCGACAACGCCGATGCGGGACTGCGTTTCCAGCTGGTGGAGCGGCATCCGTGGGCCTTCCACGGCGACGGCATCCTGTTCGTCGCGGTGCAGGCATTGTTGGTGACGCCGCTGCTGTTCGTCGCGTTGCTGCTGGCCGGGTGGCGCGGGCAGCGGATGGCGTTGCCGGCGGCGCGCTACTTCGCCTACCTCGGCCTGCTGGTGGTGGCGGGCTTCTTCGTCCTCGGCTTCTTCGCCGATACCGAGCGGGTCAGTTTCCATTGGCCGTTGCCGGGCTACCTGGCGTTGCTGCCGCTGGTGCCTCTGCTGCTGGCGCGCTGGCCGCGCTGGTTGCAGGTCGCGACGTGGGCCGTGGCCGGCCTCGGCCTTGCCGTCATGCTGTCCTTCTATGCCGCCGTGTCGATCCCGCAGGTGCGGGCGCGGGTGGCGGCGGAGAAGTTCTATCCCTACAACTTCGCCGGCTGGGACGAACTCGCTGTCGTGGTGCGTGATCGTCTCGAAGGCATGCCCGCGGGAACGCGTGTCCTCGCCGACAGCTTCAAGGTCGGCTCCGAGCTCGGCTTCGCGCTGGGCGACCCGGACATCGCGGTGCTGGACCACCCGATCAACCACAAGCACGGCCGCGCGCCGCAGCTGCGGCTGTGGGGGCTCGAACACCAGGGCAAGGCGGACTGGTCGAAGGCGCCGATGCTGCTGGTCGTGGGCATTTCCGAAGTGCCCTACAAGGATCTGCTGCGCCGTTACCACGCGTTGTGCGAGATGGTGGGCCCGCTACCGCCGCCGCAGGTGTTGAACGTCGATCACGGCCGGCAACGTTTCGCGCTGTTCGCGTTGCAGGCCCCGCGCACCGGCCCTTGCACCACGCCGGCGATGGTGTGGATCGATGCGCCGGCGGGCGGTGCCGTCGTCGATCGCAGGTTCGACCTGCGCGGCTGGGCGTTCAAGGACGGCGTCGGGCTTGCGCGGGTCGAAGTGCTGCTCGACGGCCGCCGCGTCGCCGAAGCGGACTACGGCCTGCCGTACGAAGGGCTGCAGGGCAACTGGCCCGAGAGCAACGATCCACGGCATCCGGATGTCGGTTTCGCCGCACGGGTGGATCTGGGCACCGACCGTGCCTTCGTTCCGGGGCGTCATTGGCTGGGGCTGCGGCTGCACGGCCGCGACGGAAGCGTCGAGGACTGGGCGGAACAGCCGATCGAGGTTCGTTAG
- a CDS encoding YbaB/EbfC family nucleoid-associated protein yields MRGNIAQMMQQAQRMQENLQRAQEEIAKIEATGSAGGGMVSVTLTGRKECRKVRIDPSILSDQEMVEDLIAAAFNDASNKIDAESQAKMSAATAGMPLPPGMKLPF; encoded by the coding sequence ATGCGTGGCAACATCGCCCAAATGATGCAGCAGGCCCAGCGCATGCAGGAAAACCTGCAGCGCGCCCAGGAAGAGATCGCGAAGATCGAAGCGACCGGTTCGGCCGGTGGCGGCATGGTCAGCGTGACCCTGACCGGCCGCAAGGAATGCCGCAAGGTACGCATCGATCCGAGCATCCTCTCCGACCAGGAGATGGTCGAGGACCTGATCGCCGCCGCATTCAACGATGCGTCCAACAAGATCGATGCCGAATCGCAGGCGAAGATGTCCGCCGCCACCGCCGGCATGCCGCTGCCGCCGGGAATGAAGCTCCCGTTCTGA
- a CDS encoding DUF58 domain-containing protein: MPSPSTNGAPSPNDAPASRWRRLRAAALSLTRPRTPEALPVTIDRRRVYVLPTRFGLFFAALLLGMGVGALNYNNNPALLLCLLLGGAAQASLIAAQLQLTGMSIVAIDAEPVAAGHPIALRLHAQAEPNRIRRGVRVDDDDVLATSVLNLDQGRGEADVLLPTQQRGWLAVPRLRCYTTRPLGLARAWTYVWSDTPVLVYAAPEPNGPPLPGGVGEQAQTRLHASGDDVHHLRSYRPGDARRAIAWKPSARRDALLVREYEQPLGADVVLDWNQLHGLTYEARVSRLARWVDEAERDGRRYRLHLPGQPDLGPDHGAAHRHACQRALALLPAAGGGVR; this comes from the coding sequence ATGCCCAGTCCTTCCACCAACGGGGCGCCGTCCCCGAACGATGCGCCCGCCTCGCGTTGGCGCCGGCTGCGTGCCGCTGCCCTCAGCCTCACCCGGCCGCGCACGCCCGAGGCATTGCCCGTCACCATCGACCGCCGCCGGGTCTACGTGCTGCCCACGCGCTTCGGCCTGTTCTTCGCCGCGCTGCTGCTCGGCATGGGGGTGGGCGCGCTGAACTACAACAACAACCCGGCGCTGCTGCTGTGCCTGCTGCTCGGCGGCGCCGCCCAGGCCAGCCTGATCGCAGCCCAGCTGCAGCTGACCGGCATGTCGATCGTCGCCATCGACGCCGAGCCGGTAGCCGCCGGCCATCCCATCGCCCTGCGCCTGCACGCGCAGGCGGAGCCGAACCGCATCCGCCGCGGCGTGCGCGTCGACGACGACGACGTGCTGGCGACCAGCGTGCTCAACCTCGACCAGGGCCGCGGCGAAGCCGACGTGTTGCTGCCCACGCAGCAACGCGGCTGGCTCGCGGTGCCCAGACTGCGTTGCTACACCACGCGTCCACTGGGACTCGCCCGCGCCTGGACGTACGTGTGGAGCGACACACCGGTGCTGGTCTACGCCGCTCCCGAACCGAACGGCCCGCCGCTGCCCGGTGGTGTCGGCGAACAGGCGCAGACCCGCCTGCATGCCTCCGGCGACGACGTCCACCACCTGCGCAGCTATCGTCCCGGCGACGCGCGCCGCGCCATCGCCTGGAAACCCTCCGCGCGCCGCGACGCCCTGCTCGTCCGCGAATACGAGCAGCCGCTGGGCGCGGACGTGGTGCTCGACTGGAACCAGCTCCACGGGCTCACCTACGAGGCGCGGGTATCGCGACTGGCGCGCTGGGTGGACGAGGCCGAACGCGACGGGCGCCGCTATCGCCTGCACCTGCCCGGACAGCCCGACCTCGGCCCCGACCACGGCGCCGCGCATCGCCATGCCTGCCAGCGCGCACTCGCGCTGTTGCCCGCCGCCGGCGGAGGCGTGCGATGA
- a CDS encoding molybdenum cofactor biosynthesis protein MoaE — protein MNRFSLSDVPFDTATLRAQLLDDRVGGYASFEGWVRNHNAERTVHGLRYEAYATLAESEGEKVLAEAMQKFAVIDARCVHRIGDLAIGELAVWVGVSAAHRDAAFAACRYIIDEVKSRVPIWKHERYVEGDAGWLHPEG, from the coding sequence ATGAACCGTTTCTCCCTATCCGACGTTCCCTTCGACACTGCGACCTTACGTGCGCAATTGCTGGACGACCGCGTCGGCGGCTACGCCAGCTTCGAAGGCTGGGTGCGCAACCACAACGCCGAGCGCACGGTGCACGGGCTACGTTACGAGGCCTATGCCACGCTCGCCGAGAGCGAAGGCGAGAAGGTGCTGGCCGAGGCGATGCAGAAGTTCGCGGTGATCGACGCCCGTTGCGTGCACCGCATCGGCGACCTGGCGATCGGCGAACTTGCGGTGTGGGTCGGGGTGAGTGCCGCGCATCGCGATGCGGCGTTCGCCGCGTGCCGCTACATCATCGACGAGGTCAAGTCGCGCGTGCCGATCTGGAAGCACGAACGCTACGTCGAAGGCGACGCCGGCTGGCTGCATCCGGAAGGGTGA
- a CDS encoding Slp family lipoprotein: MKARVLIPAITAVLLAACATQPRPLQGTFTEVTPQQAATSEATGATVRWGGRIVQVEPQTNRTCFEMISTRLSAYGRPYWATDDIGGRFLACKDGFYDPALFEKNREVTFTGRIGGYENRRIGGYDYRFPKVEADVIYLWPVRERVDVVTRPAPWPWWGWW, from the coding sequence ATGAAAGCCAGAGTCCTGATCCCTGCCATCACCGCGGTCCTGCTGGCGGCCTGCGCAACGCAGCCGCGCCCGCTGCAGGGCACCTTCACCGAGGTCACGCCGCAACAGGCCGCCACTTCCGAAGCCACCGGCGCCACCGTGCGCTGGGGCGGTCGCATCGTGCAGGTGGAGCCGCAGACCAACCGCACCTGCTTCGAAATGATCTCCACGCGCCTGTCGGCGTACGGGCGGCCCTACTGGGCGACCGACGACATCGGCGGTCGCTTCCTCGCCTGCAAGGACGGCTTCTACGATCCGGCGCTGTTCGAGAAGAACCGTGAAGTCACCTTCACCGGTCGCATCGGCGGCTACGAGAACCGCCGCATCGGCGGGTACGACTACCGCTTCCCCAAAGTGGAAGCCGACGTGATCTACCTGTGGCCGGTGCGCGAACGCGTCGACGTGGTTACGCGGCCCGCGCCGTGGCCGTGGTGGGGTTGGTGGTAA
- a CDS encoding MoaD/ThiS family protein: MKVTVLYFAALRDASGVASEIVESAAVDLRSLYGELQECHRLPFPARQLRVAVDGEFAHWDDAPRDGSEVAFIPPVSGG; encoded by the coding sequence GTGAAGGTCACTGTGCTGTACTTCGCGGCGTTGCGCGATGCGTCCGGCGTGGCAAGCGAGATCGTCGAGTCCGCGGCCGTCGACCTTCGGTCGCTGTACGGCGAATTGCAGGAATGCCACCGGCTGCCGTTCCCGGCGCGCCAGCTGCGCGTGGCGGTGGATGGGGAATTCGCGCACTGGGACGACGCGCCCAGGGACGGTAGCGAAGTCGCGTTCATTCCGCCGGTGAGTGGTGGGTGA
- a CDS encoding Maf family protein, whose translation MPRLILASTSAYRRELLARLRLPFDVARPEVDETPLPGEWPTYLAERLAVSKARVIAERELGAFVIGSDQVAELGDRALGKPGSRDGAIAQLGAMSGREVRFRTAVCVQRHGDAPRIAMDTTTVRFRPLALAEIERYVDAEQPLDCAGSFKSEGLGITLFEAIDSSDPTALVGLPLIATARLLREAGFVLP comes from the coding sequence ATGCCCCGCCTCATCCTCGCCTCCACCTCGGCCTACCGCCGCGAACTGCTCGCGCGGCTGCGACTGCCGTTCGACGTCGCCCGTCCGGAAGTCGACGAAACACCGCTGCCCGGGGAGTGGCCGACCTATCTCGCCGAGCGCCTGGCGGTTTCCAAGGCCCGCGTGATTGCCGAACGCGAATTGGGCGCCTTCGTCATCGGCTCCGACCAAGTGGCCGAACTGGGCGACCGCGCGCTGGGCAAGCCGGGCAGTCGCGACGGCGCGATCGCGCAACTGGGGGCCATGTCGGGCCGCGAAGTGCGCTTCCGCACCGCGGTCTGCGTGCAGCGCCATGGCGACGCGCCGCGCATCGCCATGGACACCACCACCGTGCGTTTTCGTCCACTTGCGCTGGCGGAGATCGAGCGCTACGTGGACGCGGAACAGCCGCTGGACTGCGCGGGCAGCTTCAAGTCCGAAGGGCTGGGCATCACCCTGTTCGAGGCGATCGATTCGAGCGATCCCACCGCGCTGGTCGGCCTGCCGCTGATCGCCACCGCACGCCTGCTGCGCGAAGCGGGATTCGTGCTGCCCTAG
- a CDS encoding histidine triad nucleotide-binding protein, with amino-acid sequence MSDTIFHKIIRREIPATIVYEDEQVIGFKDIAPQAPVHVLFVPKVDIATLNDVQPSQAETIGRLHIAAADYAKRQGFAEDGYRVVMNCNGDGGQTVFQVHLHLLAGAPLGRFGTPK; translated from the coding sequence ATGTCCGACACCATCTTCCACAAGATCATCCGTCGCGAGATCCCGGCCACCATCGTCTACGAGGACGAGCAAGTGATCGGCTTCAAGGACATCGCGCCGCAGGCGCCCGTGCACGTGCTGTTCGTGCCCAAGGTCGACATCGCCACCCTCAACGACGTGCAGCCGTCGCAGGCGGAAACCATCGGCCGCCTGCACATCGCGGCCGCGGATTACGCCAAGCGGCAGGGATTTGCCGAGGACGGCTATCGCGTGGTGATGAACTGCAACGGCGACGGCGGGCAGACCGTGTTCCAGGTGCACCTGCACCTGCTCGCCGGCGCGCCGCTGGGCCGCTTCGGTACGCCGAAGTAG
- a CDS encoding AAA family ATPase: protein MVASPTAANMLPDALRATLERAQSQVNALVLGKAHEVRLAFVALLAGGHLLIEDLPGLGKTTLARALATTLGLDFQRVQFTSDLLPADVVGVSVFDPQSRGFQFHSGPVFTQVLLADEINRAPPRTQSALLEAMAEHQVTVDGTTHSLPDPFFVIATQNPVDLAGTYPLPDSQLDRFLLRLALGYPGEAAERDLLAGVDRRDLIAQTLPLLGTADVLAARRAVQEIHASDALIGYVQALLARSRKHPGVRVGLSPRAGLALLRAARAYALLLGRAHVLPEDVQALFGAVAAHRLVADAQAGSDASLAKAILHSVPVD, encoded by the coding sequence ATGGTGGCCTCCCCAACCGCGGCGAACATGCTACCCGATGCCCTGCGCGCGACCCTCGAACGCGCCCAGTCGCAGGTCAATGCGCTGGTGCTGGGCAAGGCACACGAGGTGCGCCTGGCCTTCGTCGCGCTGCTGGCGGGCGGCCACCTGCTGATCGAAGACCTGCCCGGCCTGGGCAAGACCACGCTGGCGCGCGCACTGGCGACGACGCTCGGCCTCGACTTCCAGCGCGTGCAGTTCACCTCCGACCTGTTGCCGGCGGACGTGGTCGGCGTGTCGGTGTTCGATCCGCAGTCGCGCGGCTTCCAGTTCCATTCCGGCCCGGTGTTCACCCAGGTGCTGCTGGCGGATGAAATCAACCGCGCACCGCCGCGCACGCAGAGCGCATTGCTCGAAGCGATGGCCGAACACCAGGTCACCGTCGACGGCACCACGCACTCGTTGCCCGATCCGTTCTTCGTCATCGCCACGCAGAATCCGGTCGACCTCGCCGGCACCTATCCCCTGCCCGATTCGCAACTGGATCGCTTCCTGCTGCGCCTCGCGCTGGGATATCCCGGCGAAGCCGCCGAACGCGACCTGCTGGCCGGCGTCGACCGTCGCGACCTGATCGCACAGACCCTGCCGCTGCTCGGCACCGCGGACGTGCTCGCTGCCCGCCGCGCGGTGCAGGAGATCCACGCCAGCGATGCCCTGATCGGTTACGTGCAGGCCCTGCTCGCGCGCAGCCGCAAGCATCCCGGCGTGCGCGTGGGCCTGTCCCCGCGAGCCGGGCTGGCGCTGCTGCGCGCGGCGCGCGCGTATGCGCTGCTGCTCGGACGTGCGCATGTGTTGCCCGAAGACGTGCAGGCCTTGTTCGGCGCAGTCGCCGCGCATCGCCTCGTCGCCGACGCGCAGGCCGGCAGCGATGCGTCGCTCGCCAAGGCGATCCTGCATTCGGTGCCGGTGGACTGA